Part of the Lolium rigidum isolate FL_2022 chromosome 6, APGP_CSIRO_Lrig_0.1, whole genome shotgun sequence genome, ATATGTTACTGCACCAGCCACCAGGAATTGAGGGTCAAGTTACTTTCAGTCATTATGTGCAAAGCAGCATGGTTGTTCTAAGTAAAGCCCATTGGGTGCTGGAACCAAATTTTCTATATGCTAAAAGCAGAaagattttttgcaaaaaaagcagAAAGATTTATGTATCCATATCTGCAGTAGCTTGACCATTTTAAGCTATAACTATGCCAACCatgtttaaatttaaacaaattaaACAGCTAAATACACATCAAATTTCATTAACTACACACTAATCCAGGTCCTCTAGGATATGGATAACCTATAATGGAGGAAAATGTTTGAGACTATTGATATGGTATTTAGTTGTTCAATCTGAAGTAATGTTGCTATCAAATTGTTTACTATGAGATATTGCGCACAGCAAAAAAATACTAAGCCACTAAATAAATCGGTTACTACAAACTTAGGTCCTCTAGGATTTAAAAGACCTATAATGGAGCAAAATGTTTGAGGCTATTCATATGGTATTTAGGTGTTTGATCTGAAATAATATTGCTATCATAATTCATAAGAAATTGGTAAGTATTACCTCTGTTCCTTAGTGAAAACGTTTTGGCGAACAAAATTAGTTTGCCAAAATGTCATATATTATGTAACGAGGTAGTAGGAGATAGTGCGCATGGGAAAAAGCCTTGTCCAGTAAATAAACTGCAACCAGAAATGCTCAGCTGAGACTCACCAGGGCCTAAGACGCTTTCATTGCTGATCTCCACGATATAGTCCGAGAGATAACTTATGTAGAGCGTAGTGTTTATGACTCCATCTGTAGGGTTGTTCAGGGAAGCATTCAAGCTGCCGACATCCGAAAAGGTAGACCCTTGGGTGAAGTCCTGAAGCAGTGGCTGCAAGAGCTTCAGGTCATGAAGCTTGCTGTACATCTGTGGAAACAGCTGGATCTTGAGCACGTTGGAGTCTCGGCCTCTGAACGTCTTGAGCTTCTCATCGCCATAGTTGTCCGAGTTTATGGTCCCACTGACGAAGCTCACATGTTTGTCATCTCCGGTCTGCCTGGTTGTCAGGTTAAACTGGAAGCCGACAGCAGCAGCGGGCTGCCTCGGCAGGTCGACAAACTGCCAGGACACGTAGTGGTCTCTCGGCGGCATCCTGCAGCCATTGCACTTTAGTGTAATAGATGGCCCCTGGCTGGTGTTCTGGCAGGTGTAGGTGAGGAGCGTCGAGAGGGGCAGCACCCTGAAGTCCATGAACCCCGGCGTCCCCATCGCGATGGTCGAAGGTGGTGCCAGCTGGGCGCAGGACATGGCCGAGACCGTGGTGATGTGGAACTCGATGTCGTTGACAAAGGAGAGCAGGTCGGGAGCATTGGCCGGCTTGACGCGGTGCACCTCGATGTTGCGCCTCTTGATGGCCTGGTACAGCAGCCTGTGGAGGATGATTTCGGTTAAGCGAGTGGAGAATGCTGAGTGTACTGAATTTTGCTGAACCAGAGGACTTACACGGTGACTAATCCGATGAAGAGTATAATGGCCGCAACAGAGAACGTTCCACCCAGCTCTGTCTTCCTTTTCTTCAGCACTTGTTGGTCGGACTAAATTAGGACAATAACAAATGCAGCTTATTTACTTTTGGAGCTTCAGAAAGATATATTATGATTATGATAAGATGCTGCAACAGGTGTACACCCACGTGTATTCAACAACTTACAAACGAAGGAAcgagtaaagaatggaaattttcacATGGCAAAGAATGGAAAAGTTATTCGAGAAAGATAATCCCAATTCACCGCATGGAAGCAAGCAAGCAGCCGGCCATGAGGAAAAGCAGGAGGAAACGCGTGGAAGCAATCCAAAACGCATAGGCGAAGCAATCGAAGTAGTAGTAGTAATAAAGAGTACTAATTTATTCTATTCGGAATTACTTTGAGCTTAGTTCATGCGCACAAGAATGGAAAAGGGCATTTCTTGGCCATGAGGAATGCAAGAGGGGGAATGAACGGATTACTGACCGCCCAGTGCTGGGTGTCGAAGAGGCAGTCGAGCCTGCTGATCCAGAATCGGGCCCGGAAGAACCTCCTCCTGGTGCCGCtcgcggcggcgtggtggcggcCGGCGAGCCTCGCGGCGGCGCAGAAGGCGAGCCAGGAGAGGAGCGTGACGAgggcgatgacgaggaggacggcctGGGACTGGGTGAGGCGGCGCACGGCGTCGAGGGAGAGGACGGGGGCGAGGAAGTAGAGGGTCTGGTTGCGGGAGCCGGCCCCGACGGCGCCCACCTGCCAGTCGGagaaggcgccgccgccgcccgaggtgGGCAGCGAGACGCAGGCGGTGCTGTTGGCGGTGGAGGAGAGGTAGTAGCCCGGGTCGCAGGCGCAGAGGGTCGCGTTGTAGGCGAacatccgcgccgccgccgtgcacgccgccgccatggccgctgCTGCCTCGACCTCGAGTCCAGGTTAATCACGCATACAGCAATTTCGAGgggcggtggtggagatggcggatTGGATTGTTTGAGCGAAGGGTTTGGAATTGGAATCGGATGCCTCGGCCTGCGATGCGCTGGTGCTGGATGGAGAATCCAGCTGTAGAGCTGAGCTTTGGATTGGCAGACTCAGCAACAAAAGTAATTCCTGCTGCGAGTGCCAGTGCTGTGTTAAAAAGCAGTAGGATGCAGCAGCTTAATTAGGATACTCTTTTACCCATCTCACACTTCTTTCGAACATTATTATTACTTTGGACAAGTATAAATTAAGCACCAGCAAAATTATATATATTGATTAAACCTAAAATTGCACGTTTTATTACTGTATATGAAAATATTGGACAAAGCATGCGCCGTCAACATCAACCCAAACGTACGTGCTTGCCGTCTCTACTCTAGTGGACATTGACGTGGGCAATTTGCTGTGGAAAAATCTGGAAGAGAGACACCAGCAGGCAGGGCTATGATCTGAGCAGTACCTACCACTCAATAACCGAACTCAACACACAAGGTAACAAGCAGCTAGTCTCACTCATTCAGTTGTCGCCTACAGCTGCATATACATATAACCAGAAACATTCAAAATTATCGACGATGTGAGTTGTGGATTTCAAACTAAGCAAACATGTaccatttatattttcttgaaggTAGCGATATTCCTCTACACCATGGGCAAGCAAGTCATCAACGAAACATGATCGCGTTATTTGTGTGTGAATTTTGCCAGCACCTTTCCATTACAAACCCACATCACCATAGTTAGTGTATGTGCCACTTAATTTT contains:
- the LOC124667777 gene encoding uncharacterized protein LOC124667777, encoding MAAACTAAARMFAYNATLCACDPGYYLSSTANSTACVSLPTSGGGGAFSDWQVGAVGAGSRNQTLYFLAPVLSLDAVRRLTQSQAVLLVIALVTLLSWLAFCAAARLAGRHHAAASGTRRRFFRARFWISRLDCLFDTQHWASDQQVLKKRKTELGGTFSVAAIILFIGLVTVLLYQAIKRRNIEVHRVKPANAPDLLSFVNDIEFHITTVSAMSCAQLAPPSTIAMGTPGFMDFRVLPLSTLLTYTCQNTSQGPSITLKCNGCRMPPRDHYVSWQFVDLPRQPAAAVGFQFNLTTRQTGDDKHVSFVSGTINSDNYGDEKLKTFRGRDSNVLKIQLFPQMYSKLHDLKLLQPLLQDFTQGSTFSDVGSLNASLNNPTDGVINTTLYISYLSDYIVEISNESVLGPVSILASIGGLYAFSVAIFLCLMAQCEARIKKLRNEDTRMLKILSKQRAQRNWDKVRKFVMYTWGPSNLDPSDRSGQWPEGTMMDSLHGSFHKKRKPTTRATSNANLTRRVPGDMRAIDIEKAGEMQHSSSSRQP